From a single Rosa rugosa chromosome 7, drRosRugo1.1, whole genome shotgun sequence genomic region:
- the LOC133720488 gene encoding oxoglutarate-dependent flavonoid 7-O-demethylase 1-like, with translation MSSGTQVEVAPTFAPSLPVPNVQEIVRTDPLQVPERYLRDQEAIPENKGHTTSDLSTEIPIIDFPLLSKGNKEELDKLDMACQEWGFFQVVNHGVEKEVLQGMKDVAAKFFELPLEEKNKVAMPSDDIQGYGHAYVVSEDQILDWSDALILIVYPTHYRKLQFWPAVPEKFKEVLDTYSSEVKRVGEELLMSLSILMGMEKDSLIGLHNQFLQGVRVNYYPPCSMPHKVLGLSPHSDTSTITILMQEDDVTGLQIQKGGEWVSVEPIPNALVVNVGDVLEIWTNGKYKSIEHRAVTTKNKARLSYATFLSPHDDVEVEPIYDIVESHMMYKKVRYGDYLRQSMKMKHAGKAHTQMAKIES, from the exons ATGAGTTCAGGTACACAAGTAGAGGTTGCACCAACTTTTGCTCCATCTCTGCCAGTGCCAAATGTTCAAGAGATTGTGAGGACTGACCCTTTGCAGGTCCCCGAACGATACCTTAGGGATCAAGAAGCGATTCCAGAGAATAAAGGTCATACTACTTCTGACCTATCTACGGAGATTCCTATCATtgattttcctcttctttcgaAAGGGAACAAGGAGGAGCTTGACAAATTGGACATGGCTTGCCAAGAATGGGGATTCTTTCAG gtaGTAAATCATGGAGTGGAAAAAGAAGTGTTGCAGGGCATGAAGGATGTTGCGGCCAAGTTTTTTGAGCTTCCTCTGGAAGAGAAGAATAAGGTTGCTATGCCTTCAGATGACATACAAGGCTACGGCCATGCCTATGTGGTTTCTGAAGACCAGATTCTGGATTGGTCTGATGCATTGATTCTCATCGTGTACCCAACTCATTATAGAAAGCTTCAGTTTTGGCCAGCAGTACCAGAGAAATTCAA gGAGGTTCTTGATACATATTCTAGTGAAGTTAAAAGAGTAGGAGAGGAGCTTCTAATGTCTCTATCGATACTCATGGGAATGGAGAAGGATTCTCTTATTGGCCTCCATAACCAGTTTTTACAAGGTGTGAGGGTGAACTACTATCCTCCATGCTCCATGCCTCATAAAGTACTAGGACTGAGTCCACACTCGGACACGAGCACTATAACCATACTTATGCAAGAGGACGATGTCACCGGTTTGCAGATTCAGAAAGGAGGAGAATGGGTGTCAGTCGAGCCAATTCCAAACGCTCTTGTTGTGAATGTTGGAGATGTTCTTGAG ATATGGACTAATGGGAAGTACAAGAGCATTGAGCACAGAGCTGTGACGACCAAAAACAAGGCGAGGTTATCCTATGCAACATTTCTTTCCCCACATGACGATGTGGAAGTTGAACCAATTTATGATATTGTGGAGTCACATATGATGTACAAGAAAGTCAGATATGGAGATTATCTCAGACAGTCCATGAAGATGAAGCATGCGGGGAAGGCACACACTCAAATGGCGAAGATCGAAAGCTAA